The Bos javanicus breed banteng chromosome 18, ARS-OSU_banteng_1.0, whole genome shotgun sequence genome has a segment encoding these proteins:
- the ESRP2 gene encoding epithelial splicing regulatory protein 2 isoform X4, producing MTPPPPQPPPPGPNPTADSAADPRPGPGPLVVLFGATAGALGPDLGSDETDLILLVWQVVEPRSRQVGTLHKSLVRAEAAALSPQCREASGLSSDSLARAEPLDKVLQQFSQLVSGDVALLGGGPYMLCTDGQQLLRQVLHPEASRKNLVLPDTFFSFYDLRREFHVQHPSACSARDLTVATMAQELGLETDATEDDFGVWEVKTMVAIILHLLESPSGQLFVKPEGVKQKYETGPCKADVVDSETVVRARGLPWQSSDQDVARFFKGLNIARGGVALCLNAQGRRNGEALIRFVDSEQRDLALQRHKHHMGVRYIEVYKATGEEFVKIAGGTSLEVARFLSREDQVILRLRGLPFSAGPADVLGFLGPECPVTGGADGLLFVRHPDGRPTGDAFALFACEELAQAALRRHKGMLGKRYIELFRSTAAEVQQVLNRYASSPLLPTLTAPLLPIPFPLAAGTGRDCVRLRGLPYTATIEDILSFLGEAAVDIRPHGVHMVLNQQGRPSGDAFIQMTSAERALAAAQRCHKKAMKERYVEVVPCSTEEMSRVLMGGTLGRSGMSPPPCKLPSLLPAARVPAAPTPVAYYPGPATQLYMNYTAYYPSPPVSPTTVGYLTTPPAALASAPTSVLSQPGALVRMQGVPYTAGMKDLLSVFQAYQLAPDDYTSLMPVGDPARTVLQAPKEWVCL from the exons ATGACTCCGCCGCCACCCCAGCCGCCGCCCCCAGGCCCGAACCCCACTGCAGACTCCGCTGCCGACCCCCGTCCCGGGCCTGGACCCCTGGTCGTACTGTTCGGGGCCACGGCCGGTGCGCTGGGGCCGGACCTGGGTTCCGACGAGACCGACTTAATCCTCCTAGTCTGGCAAGTGGTGGAGCCGCGGAGCCGCCAG GTGGGGACATTGCATAAGTCACTGGTTCGCGCCGAGGCGGCCGCGCTGAGCCCTCAGTGCCGCGAGGCGAGCGGCCTGAGCTCCGACAGCCTGGCGCGGGCCGAGCCGCTGGACAAAGTGCTGCAGCAG TTCTCACAGCTGGTGAGCGGGGATGTGGCTCTGCTGGGCGGGGGCCCCTACATGCTCTGCACTGATGGGCAGCAACTGTTGCGACAGGTCCTGCACCCTGAAGCCTCCAGGAAG AACCTGGTGCTCCCCgacaccttcttctccttctacGACCTCCGCAGAGAGTTCCACGTGCAGCACCCGAGTGCCTGCTCTGCCAGGGACCTCACCGTGGCCACCATGGCACAGG AGTTGGGGCTGGAGACAGATGCCACAGAGGATGATTTTGGGGTGTGGGAAGTGAAGACAATGGTAGCCATCATCCTCCACCTGCTTGAAAGTCCCAGCG GTCAACTGTTTGTGAAGCCTGAAGGGGTGAAGCAGAAATATGAGACAGGGCCTTG CAAGGCTGACGTGGTGGACAGCGAGACTGTGGTTCGGGCTCGTGGGCTGCCTTGGCAGTCATCAGACCAGGACGTGGCTCGATTCTTCAAAGGCCTCAATATTGCCAG GGGTGGTGTAGCACTGTGCCTCAACGCCCAGGGCCGCAGAAATGGTGAGGCCCTCATCCGTTTTGTGGACAGCGAACAGCGGGACCTAGCGCTGCAGAGACACAAGCATCACATGGGCGTCCGCTATATCGAG GTGTATAAAGCAACAGGAGAGGAGTTTGTGAAGATCGCAGGGG GCACATCACTAGAGGTGGCGCGTTTCCTGTCACGGGAAGACCAAGTGATCCTGCGGCTGCGGGGACTGCCCTTTTCGGCTGGGCCAGCAGACGTGCTAGGCTTCCTGGGGCCAGAGTGCCCAGTGACAGGGGGCGCTGATGGGCTGCTCTTTGTGCGCCACCCTGATGGCCGGCCCACGGGTGATGCCTTTGCCCTCTTCGCCTGTGAGGAGCTGGCACAGGCTGCGTTACGCAGGCATAAAGGCATGCTGGGTAAGCGATACATTGAACTCTTCCGGAGCACTGCAGCTGAGGTGCAGCAG GTCCTGAACCGCTACGCCTCCAGCCCACTCCTTCCCACCCTGACTGCTCCACTGCTGCCCATCCCCTTCCCACTGGCAGCTGGGACCGGGAGAGACTGTGTACGCCTGCGAGGCCTGCCCTACACAGCCACCATTGAAGATATCCTTAGCTTTCTGGGGGAGGCAGCAGTTGACATTCGGCCTCATGGTGTGCACATGGTGCTCAACCAGCAG GGCCGGCCGTCAGGTGATGCCTTCATCCAGATGACATCAGCAGAGCGGGCCCTAGCTGCTGCTCAGCGCTGCCATAAGAAAGCAATGAAGGAACGCTATGTGGAGGTGGTCCCCTGCTCCACAGAGGAGATGAGCCGTGTCCTGATGGGGGGCACCTTGGGCCGCAGTGGCATGTCCCCTCCACCCTGCAAGCTGCCCT CACTGCTCCCAGCTGCCAGGGTGCCTGCTGCTCCTACCCCAGTCGCCTACTACCCAGGGCCAGCCACTCAACTCTACATGAACTACACAGCGTACTACCCCAG CCCCCCCGTTTCCCCCACCACTGTGGGCTACCTCACCACACCCCCTGCAGCCCTGGCCTCTGCTCCCACCTCCGTGTTGTCCCAGCCAGGAGCCCTGGTCCGTATGCAGGGTGTCCCATACACAGCTGGTATGAAGGATCTGCTCAGCGTCTTCCAGGCCTACCAG CTAGCCCCTGATGACTACACCAGCCTGATGCCTGTTGGTGACCCAGCTCGTACTGTGCTACAGGCCCCCAAAGAATGGGTGTGTTTGTAG
- the ESRP2 gene encoding epithelial splicing regulatory protein 2 isoform X3 has product MTPPPPQPPPPGPNPTADSAADPRPGPGPLVVLFGATAGALGPDLGSDETDLILLVWQVVEPRSRQVGTLHKSLVRAEAAALSPQCREASGLSSDSLARAEPLDKVLQQFSQLVSGDVALLGGGPYMLCTDGQQLLRQVLHPEASRKNLVLPDTFFSFYDLRREFHVQHPSACSARDLTVATMAQELGLETDATEDDFGVWEVKTMVAIILHLLESPSGQLFVKPEGVKQKYETGPCSKADVVDSETVVRARGLPWQSSDQDVARFFKGLNIARGGVALCLNAQGRRNGEALIRFVDSEQRDLALQRHKHHMGVRYIEVYKATGEEFVKIAGGTSLEVARFLSREDQVILRLRGLPFSAGPADVLGFLGPECPVTGGADGLLFVRHPDGRPTGDAFALFACEELAQAALRRHKGMLGKRYIELFRSTAAEVQQVLNRYASSPLLPTLTAPLLPIPFPLAAGTGRDCVRLRGLPYTATIEDILSFLGEAAVDIRPHGVHMVLNQQGRPSGDAFIQMTSAERALAAAQRCHKKAMKERYVEVVPCSTEEMSRVLMGGTLGRSGMSPPPCKLPSLLPAARVPAAPTPVAYYPGPATQLYMNYTAYYPSPPVSPTTVGYLTTPPAALASAPTSVLSQPGALVRMQGVPYTAGMKDLLSVFQAYQLAPDDYTSLMPVGDPARTVLQAPKEWVCL; this is encoded by the exons ATGACTCCGCCGCCACCCCAGCCGCCGCCCCCAGGCCCGAACCCCACTGCAGACTCCGCTGCCGACCCCCGTCCCGGGCCTGGACCCCTGGTCGTACTGTTCGGGGCCACGGCCGGTGCGCTGGGGCCGGACCTGGGTTCCGACGAGACCGACTTAATCCTCCTAGTCTGGCAAGTGGTGGAGCCGCGGAGCCGCCAG GTGGGGACATTGCATAAGTCACTGGTTCGCGCCGAGGCGGCCGCGCTGAGCCCTCAGTGCCGCGAGGCGAGCGGCCTGAGCTCCGACAGCCTGGCGCGGGCCGAGCCGCTGGACAAAGTGCTGCAGCAG TTCTCACAGCTGGTGAGCGGGGATGTGGCTCTGCTGGGCGGGGGCCCCTACATGCTCTGCACTGATGGGCAGCAACTGTTGCGACAGGTCCTGCACCCTGAAGCCTCCAGGAAG AACCTGGTGCTCCCCgacaccttcttctccttctacGACCTCCGCAGAGAGTTCCACGTGCAGCACCCGAGTGCCTGCTCTGCCAGGGACCTCACCGTGGCCACCATGGCACAGG AGTTGGGGCTGGAGACAGATGCCACAGAGGATGATTTTGGGGTGTGGGAAGTGAAGACAATGGTAGCCATCATCCTCCACCTGCTTGAAAGTCCCAGCG GTCAACTGTTTGTGAAGCCTGAAGGGGTGAAGCAGAAATATGAGACAGGGCCTTG CAGCAAGGCTGACGTGGTGGACAGCGAGACTGTGGTTCGGGCTCGTGGGCTGCCTTGGCAGTCATCAGACCAGGACGTGGCTCGATTCTTCAAAGGCCTCAATATTGCCAG GGGTGGTGTAGCACTGTGCCTCAACGCCCAGGGCCGCAGAAATGGTGAGGCCCTCATCCGTTTTGTGGACAGCGAACAGCGGGACCTAGCGCTGCAGAGACACAAGCATCACATGGGCGTCCGCTATATCGAG GTGTATAAAGCAACAGGAGAGGAGTTTGTGAAGATCGCAGGGG GCACATCACTAGAGGTGGCGCGTTTCCTGTCACGGGAAGACCAAGTGATCCTGCGGCTGCGGGGACTGCCCTTTTCGGCTGGGCCAGCAGACGTGCTAGGCTTCCTGGGGCCAGAGTGCCCAGTGACAGGGGGCGCTGATGGGCTGCTCTTTGTGCGCCACCCTGATGGCCGGCCCACGGGTGATGCCTTTGCCCTCTTCGCCTGTGAGGAGCTGGCACAGGCTGCGTTACGCAGGCATAAAGGCATGCTGGGTAAGCGATACATTGAACTCTTCCGGAGCACTGCAGCTGAGGTGCAGCAG GTCCTGAACCGCTACGCCTCCAGCCCACTCCTTCCCACCCTGACTGCTCCACTGCTGCCCATCCCCTTCCCACTGGCAGCTGGGACCGGGAGAGACTGTGTACGCCTGCGAGGCCTGCCCTACACAGCCACCATTGAAGATATCCTTAGCTTTCTGGGGGAGGCAGCAGTTGACATTCGGCCTCATGGTGTGCACATGGTGCTCAACCAGCAG GGCCGGCCGTCAGGTGATGCCTTCATCCAGATGACATCAGCAGAGCGGGCCCTAGCTGCTGCTCAGCGCTGCCATAAGAAAGCAATGAAGGAACGCTATGTGGAGGTGGTCCCCTGCTCCACAGAGGAGATGAGCCGTGTCCTGATGGGGGGCACCTTGGGCCGCAGTGGCATGTCCCCTCCACCCTGCAAGCTGCCCT CACTGCTCCCAGCTGCCAGGGTGCCTGCTGCTCCTACCCCAGTCGCCTACTACCCAGGGCCAGCCACTCAACTCTACATGAACTACACAGCGTACTACCCCAG CCCCCCCGTTTCCCCCACCACTGTGGGCTACCTCACCACACCCCCTGCAGCCCTGGCCTCTGCTCCCACCTCCGTGTTGTCCCAGCCAGGAGCCCTGGTCCGTATGCAGGGTGTCCCATACACAGCTGGTATGAAGGATCTGCTCAGCGTCTTCCAGGCCTACCAG CTAGCCCCTGATGACTACACCAGCCTGATGCCTGTTGGTGACCCAGCTCGTACTGTGCTACAGGCCCCCAAAGAATGGGTGTGTTTGTAG
- the ESRP2 gene encoding epithelial splicing regulatory protein 2 isoform X1: protein MTPPPPQPPPPGPNPTADSAADPRPGPGPLVVLFGATAGALGPDLGSDETDLILLVWQVVEPRSRQVGTLHKSLVRAEAAALSPQCREASGLSSDSLARAEPLDKVLQQFSQLVSGDVALLGGGPYMLCTDGQQLLRQVLHPEASRKNLVLPDTFFSFYDLRREFHVQHPSACSARDLTVATMAQELGLETDATEDDFGVWEVKTMVAIILHLLESPSGQLFVKPEGVKQKYETGPCSKADVVDSETVVRARGLPWQSSDQDVARFFKGLNIARGGVALCLNAQGRRNGEALIRFVDSEQRDLALQRHKHHMGVRYIEVYKATGEEFVKIAGGTSLEVARFLSREDQVILRLRGLPFSAGPADVLGFLGPECPVTGGADGLLFVRHPDGRPTGDAFALFACEELAQAALRRHKGMLGKRYIELFRSTAAEVQQVLNRYASSPLLPTLTAPLLPIPFPLAAGTGRDCVRLRGLPYTATIEDILSFLGEAAVDIRPHGVHMVLNQQGRPSGDAFIQMTSAERALAAAQRCHKKAMKERYVEVVPCSTEEMSRVLMGGTLGRSGMSPPPCKLPCLSPPAYATFQATPTLIPTETAALYPSSALLPAARVPAAPTPVAYYPGPATQLYMNYTAYYPSPPVSPTTVGYLTTPPAALASAPTSVLSQPGALVRMQGVPYTAGMKDLLSVFQAYQLAPDDYTSLMPVGDPARTVLQAPKEWVCL, encoded by the exons ATGACTCCGCCGCCACCCCAGCCGCCGCCCCCAGGCCCGAACCCCACTGCAGACTCCGCTGCCGACCCCCGTCCCGGGCCTGGACCCCTGGTCGTACTGTTCGGGGCCACGGCCGGTGCGCTGGGGCCGGACCTGGGTTCCGACGAGACCGACTTAATCCTCCTAGTCTGGCAAGTGGTGGAGCCGCGGAGCCGCCAG GTGGGGACATTGCATAAGTCACTGGTTCGCGCCGAGGCGGCCGCGCTGAGCCCTCAGTGCCGCGAGGCGAGCGGCCTGAGCTCCGACAGCCTGGCGCGGGCCGAGCCGCTGGACAAAGTGCTGCAGCAG TTCTCACAGCTGGTGAGCGGGGATGTGGCTCTGCTGGGCGGGGGCCCCTACATGCTCTGCACTGATGGGCAGCAACTGTTGCGACAGGTCCTGCACCCTGAAGCCTCCAGGAAG AACCTGGTGCTCCCCgacaccttcttctccttctacGACCTCCGCAGAGAGTTCCACGTGCAGCACCCGAGTGCCTGCTCTGCCAGGGACCTCACCGTGGCCACCATGGCACAGG AGTTGGGGCTGGAGACAGATGCCACAGAGGATGATTTTGGGGTGTGGGAAGTGAAGACAATGGTAGCCATCATCCTCCACCTGCTTGAAAGTCCCAGCG GTCAACTGTTTGTGAAGCCTGAAGGGGTGAAGCAGAAATATGAGACAGGGCCTTG CAGCAAGGCTGACGTGGTGGACAGCGAGACTGTGGTTCGGGCTCGTGGGCTGCCTTGGCAGTCATCAGACCAGGACGTGGCTCGATTCTTCAAAGGCCTCAATATTGCCAG GGGTGGTGTAGCACTGTGCCTCAACGCCCAGGGCCGCAGAAATGGTGAGGCCCTCATCCGTTTTGTGGACAGCGAACAGCGGGACCTAGCGCTGCAGAGACACAAGCATCACATGGGCGTCCGCTATATCGAG GTGTATAAAGCAACAGGAGAGGAGTTTGTGAAGATCGCAGGGG GCACATCACTAGAGGTGGCGCGTTTCCTGTCACGGGAAGACCAAGTGATCCTGCGGCTGCGGGGACTGCCCTTTTCGGCTGGGCCAGCAGACGTGCTAGGCTTCCTGGGGCCAGAGTGCCCAGTGACAGGGGGCGCTGATGGGCTGCTCTTTGTGCGCCACCCTGATGGCCGGCCCACGGGTGATGCCTTTGCCCTCTTCGCCTGTGAGGAGCTGGCACAGGCTGCGTTACGCAGGCATAAAGGCATGCTGGGTAAGCGATACATTGAACTCTTCCGGAGCACTGCAGCTGAGGTGCAGCAG GTCCTGAACCGCTACGCCTCCAGCCCACTCCTTCCCACCCTGACTGCTCCACTGCTGCCCATCCCCTTCCCACTGGCAGCTGGGACCGGGAGAGACTGTGTACGCCTGCGAGGCCTGCCCTACACAGCCACCATTGAAGATATCCTTAGCTTTCTGGGGGAGGCAGCAGTTGACATTCGGCCTCATGGTGTGCACATGGTGCTCAACCAGCAG GGCCGGCCGTCAGGTGATGCCTTCATCCAGATGACATCAGCAGAGCGGGCCCTAGCTGCTGCTCAGCGCTGCCATAAGAAAGCAATGAAGGAACGCTATGTGGAGGTGGTCCCCTGCTCCACAGAGGAGATGAGCCGTGTCCTGATGGGGGGCACCTTGGGCCGCAGTGGCATGTCCCCTCCACCCTGCAAGCTGCCCT GCCTCTCACCACCCGCCTACGCCACCTTCCAGGCCACCCCGACCCTCATTCCCACTGAGACAGCAGCTCTGTATCCCTCTTCAGCACTGCTCCCAGCTGCCAGGGTGCCTGCTGCTCCTACCCCAGTCGCCTACTACCCAGGGCCAGCCACTCAACTCTACATGAACTACACAGCGTACTACCCCAG CCCCCCCGTTTCCCCCACCACTGTGGGCTACCTCACCACACCCCCTGCAGCCCTGGCCTCTGCTCCCACCTCCGTGTTGTCCCAGCCAGGAGCCCTGGTCCGTATGCAGGGTGTCCCATACACAGCTGGTATGAAGGATCTGCTCAGCGTCTTCCAGGCCTACCAG CTAGCCCCTGATGACTACACCAGCCTGATGCCTGTTGGTGACCCAGCTCGTACTGTGCTACAGGCCCCCAAAGAATGGGTGTGTTTGTAG
- the ESRP2 gene encoding epithelial splicing regulatory protein 2 isoform X2 yields MTPPPPQPPPPGPNPTADSAADPRPGPGPLVVLFGATAGALGPDLGSDETDLILLVWQVVEPRSRQVGTLHKSLVRAEAAALSPQCREASGLSSDSLARAEPLDKVLQQFSQLVSGDVALLGGGPYMLCTDGQQLLRQVLHPEASRKNLVLPDTFFSFYDLRREFHVQHPSACSARDLTVATMAQELGLETDATEDDFGVWEVKTMVAIILHLLESPSGQLFVKPEGVKQKYETGPCKADVVDSETVVRARGLPWQSSDQDVARFFKGLNIARGGVALCLNAQGRRNGEALIRFVDSEQRDLALQRHKHHMGVRYIEVYKATGEEFVKIAGGTSLEVARFLSREDQVILRLRGLPFSAGPADVLGFLGPECPVTGGADGLLFVRHPDGRPTGDAFALFACEELAQAALRRHKGMLGKRYIELFRSTAAEVQQVLNRYASSPLLPTLTAPLLPIPFPLAAGTGRDCVRLRGLPYTATIEDILSFLGEAAVDIRPHGVHMVLNQQGRPSGDAFIQMTSAERALAAAQRCHKKAMKERYVEVVPCSTEEMSRVLMGGTLGRSGMSPPPCKLPCLSPPAYATFQATPTLIPTETAALYPSSALLPAARVPAAPTPVAYYPGPATQLYMNYTAYYPSPPVSPTTVGYLTTPPAALASAPTSVLSQPGALVRMQGVPYTAGMKDLLSVFQAYQLAPDDYTSLMPVGDPARTVLQAPKEWVCL; encoded by the exons ATGACTCCGCCGCCACCCCAGCCGCCGCCCCCAGGCCCGAACCCCACTGCAGACTCCGCTGCCGACCCCCGTCCCGGGCCTGGACCCCTGGTCGTACTGTTCGGGGCCACGGCCGGTGCGCTGGGGCCGGACCTGGGTTCCGACGAGACCGACTTAATCCTCCTAGTCTGGCAAGTGGTGGAGCCGCGGAGCCGCCAG GTGGGGACATTGCATAAGTCACTGGTTCGCGCCGAGGCGGCCGCGCTGAGCCCTCAGTGCCGCGAGGCGAGCGGCCTGAGCTCCGACAGCCTGGCGCGGGCCGAGCCGCTGGACAAAGTGCTGCAGCAG TTCTCACAGCTGGTGAGCGGGGATGTGGCTCTGCTGGGCGGGGGCCCCTACATGCTCTGCACTGATGGGCAGCAACTGTTGCGACAGGTCCTGCACCCTGAAGCCTCCAGGAAG AACCTGGTGCTCCCCgacaccttcttctccttctacGACCTCCGCAGAGAGTTCCACGTGCAGCACCCGAGTGCCTGCTCTGCCAGGGACCTCACCGTGGCCACCATGGCACAGG AGTTGGGGCTGGAGACAGATGCCACAGAGGATGATTTTGGGGTGTGGGAAGTGAAGACAATGGTAGCCATCATCCTCCACCTGCTTGAAAGTCCCAGCG GTCAACTGTTTGTGAAGCCTGAAGGGGTGAAGCAGAAATATGAGACAGGGCCTTG CAAGGCTGACGTGGTGGACAGCGAGACTGTGGTTCGGGCTCGTGGGCTGCCTTGGCAGTCATCAGACCAGGACGTGGCTCGATTCTTCAAAGGCCTCAATATTGCCAG GGGTGGTGTAGCACTGTGCCTCAACGCCCAGGGCCGCAGAAATGGTGAGGCCCTCATCCGTTTTGTGGACAGCGAACAGCGGGACCTAGCGCTGCAGAGACACAAGCATCACATGGGCGTCCGCTATATCGAG GTGTATAAAGCAACAGGAGAGGAGTTTGTGAAGATCGCAGGGG GCACATCACTAGAGGTGGCGCGTTTCCTGTCACGGGAAGACCAAGTGATCCTGCGGCTGCGGGGACTGCCCTTTTCGGCTGGGCCAGCAGACGTGCTAGGCTTCCTGGGGCCAGAGTGCCCAGTGACAGGGGGCGCTGATGGGCTGCTCTTTGTGCGCCACCCTGATGGCCGGCCCACGGGTGATGCCTTTGCCCTCTTCGCCTGTGAGGAGCTGGCACAGGCTGCGTTACGCAGGCATAAAGGCATGCTGGGTAAGCGATACATTGAACTCTTCCGGAGCACTGCAGCTGAGGTGCAGCAG GTCCTGAACCGCTACGCCTCCAGCCCACTCCTTCCCACCCTGACTGCTCCACTGCTGCCCATCCCCTTCCCACTGGCAGCTGGGACCGGGAGAGACTGTGTACGCCTGCGAGGCCTGCCCTACACAGCCACCATTGAAGATATCCTTAGCTTTCTGGGGGAGGCAGCAGTTGACATTCGGCCTCATGGTGTGCACATGGTGCTCAACCAGCAG GGCCGGCCGTCAGGTGATGCCTTCATCCAGATGACATCAGCAGAGCGGGCCCTAGCTGCTGCTCAGCGCTGCCATAAGAAAGCAATGAAGGAACGCTATGTGGAGGTGGTCCCCTGCTCCACAGAGGAGATGAGCCGTGTCCTGATGGGGGGCACCTTGGGCCGCAGTGGCATGTCCCCTCCACCCTGCAAGCTGCCCT GCCTCTCACCACCCGCCTACGCCACCTTCCAGGCCACCCCGACCCTCATTCCCACTGAGACAGCAGCTCTGTATCCCTCTTCAGCACTGCTCCCAGCTGCCAGGGTGCCTGCTGCTCCTACCCCAGTCGCCTACTACCCAGGGCCAGCCACTCAACTCTACATGAACTACACAGCGTACTACCCCAG CCCCCCCGTTTCCCCCACCACTGTGGGCTACCTCACCACACCCCCTGCAGCCCTGGCCTCTGCTCCCACCTCCGTGTTGTCCCAGCCAGGAGCCCTGGTCCGTATGCAGGGTGTCCCATACACAGCTGGTATGAAGGATCTGCTCAGCGTCTTCCAGGCCTACCAG CTAGCCCCTGATGACTACACCAGCCTGATGCCTGTTGGTGACCCAGCTCGTACTGTGCTACAGGCCCCCAAAGAATGGGTGTGTTTGTAG
- the PLA2G15 gene encoding phospholipase A2 group XV, whose product MGCLCLYRSTLLTGGLLFLLMLADPAFPAGSRPPVVLVPGDMGNQLEAKLDKPSVVHYVCSKRTDHYFTLWLNLELLLPVIIDCWIDNVRLIYNQTSHTTQFPEGVDVRVPGFGDTFSMEFLDPSKSSVGSYLHTMVESLVSWGYERGKDVRGAPYDWRRAPNENGPYFLALRKMIEEMYQLYGGPVVLVAHSMGNMYMLYFLQHQPQDWKDKYIRAFVALGPPWGGVPKTLRVLASGDNNRIPVIRSLKIRAQQRSAVSTTWLLPYSYTWSPQKVFVRTPKANYTLQDYRQFFQDIGFKDGWSMRQDTEGLVEATAPPGVRLHCLYGTGVPTPESFDYESFPDRDPKIHYGTGDGTVNLQSALHCHTWRGLQKQEVSLQALPGNEHIAMLANTTTLAYLKRVLLGP is encoded by the exons ATGGGTTGCCTCTGCCTCTACCGCTCCACCCTGCTCACGGGTGGCCTCTTGTTCCTCCTGATGCTCGCAGATCCGGCGTTCCCGGCTGGAAGTCGGCCACCGGTGGTGCTGG TGCCCGGTGACATGGGCAACCAGCTGGAGGCAAAGCTGGACAAGCCGTCCGTCGTGCACTACGTCTGCTCCAAGAGGACGGATCACTACTTCACACTGTGGCTGaacctggagctgctgctgcccgTCATCATTGACTGTTGGATCGACAATGTCCG GCTGATCTACAATCAAACGTCCCACACCACCCAGTTTCCCGAAGGTGTGGATGTGCGTGTCCCTGGCTTTGGGGACACCTTCTCAATGGAGTTCCTGGACCCCAGCAAAAGCAGCGTGG GTTCCTATTTACATACCATGGTGGAAAGCCTTGTGAGCTGGGGCTACGAACGAGGCAAGGATGTCCGGGGGGCCCCCTACGACTGGCGCCGAGCTCCAA ATGAAAACGGGCCCTACTTCCTGGCCCTCCGCAAGATGATTGAGGAGATGTACCAGCTGTACGGGGGCCCTGTGGTGCTGGTGGCCCACAGTATGGGCAACATGTACATGCTCTACTTTCTGCAGCatcagccacaggactggaaggacAAGTACATCCGTGCTTTCGTAGCACTGGGTCCGCCCTGGGGGGGCGTGCCCAAGACCCTGCGTGTCCTGGCCTCAG GAGACAACAACCGGATCCCGGTCATCAGGTCCCTGAAGATCCGGGCACAGCAGCGGTCTGCCGTCTCCACCACTTGGCTGCTGCCCTACAGCTATACCTGGTCACCGCAGAAAGTCTTCGTGCGCACACCTAAGGCCAACTACACGCTGCAGGACTACCGCCAGTTCTTCCAGGACATCGGCTTCAAAGACGGCTGGTCCATGCGGCAGGACACAGAGGGGCTGGTTGAGGCCACAGCGCCGCCTGGCGTGCGACTGCACTGCCTCTATGGCACGGGGGTCCCCACGCCAGAGTCCTTTGACTATGAGAGCTTCCCAGACCGTGACCCAAAAATCCACTATGGCACCGGTGATGGCACTGTGAACTTGCAGAGTGCCCTGCACTGCCATACCTGGCGTGGCCTCCAGAAGCAAGAAGTGTCATTGCAGGCGCTTCCAGGCAATGAGCACATCGCTATGCTGGCCAACACCACTACCCTGGCCTACCTGAAACGTGTGCTTCTTGGACCCTGA